Proteins found in one Rhodobacteraceae bacterium D3-12 genomic segment:
- a CDS encoding TRAP transporter small permease subunit, whose translation MLQQNSLLRLSGAIARLETFAIGALMVSIFALLMLNVVSRAVGAPVIWVDEAAVFLMIWVALFGASLALAKREHLAVTLVSDTFGVRARRLLSVIVDALLFVFFVLFAIILWRWFDPITLWQAGSVVAFSRETFNFLYQEPTVTLGVHKVWFWLILPVFCLSGLVHCAAQLTRSKGAMQ comes from the coding sequence ATGTTGCAGCAGAACAGCCTGTTGCGTTTAAGCGGTGCGATTGCGCGGCTTGAGACCTTTGCGATCGGTGCGTTGATGGTGTCGATCTTTGCGCTGCTTATGTTGAACGTGGTGTCCCGCGCGGTTGGCGCGCCGGTGATCTGGGTGGATGAAGCGGCTGTGTTCCTGATGATCTGGGTCGCTTTGTTCGGGGCGTCTTTGGCGCTGGCCAAGCGCGAACACCTTGCGGTTACGCTGGTTTCCGACACGTTTGGCGTCAGAGCACGGCGGCTTCTGAGTGTTATCGTGGACGCGCTTCTTTTCGTTTTCTTCGTCCTGTTCGCGATCATTTTGTGGCGCTGGTTTGATCCCATAACGCTTTGGCAAGCCGGGTCGGTCGTGGCCTTCTCGCGAGAGACATTCAACTTTCTCTACCAAGAGCCAACAGTCACCTTGGGTGTGCACAAAGTCTGGTTCTGGCTGATCCTGCCGGTGTTTTGCCTTAGCGGATTGGTTCACTGCGCGGCGCAGCTGACCCGTTCCAAGGGGGCGATGCAATGA
- a CDS encoding zinc-binding dehydrogenase has protein sequence MFAAIHDTFGEPAEVLYTREIDAPTPSAGEALVRMVLSPIHNHDLWTIRGNYGYKPELPGAIGGTEALGIVEAVGEGVDDALIGKRVVIAGVHGTWAEYFVAPAGGLLPLPDAIADEAGAQLIAMPFSALSLLETLKVGEGEWLIQTAANGAVGKIMAGLAKARGINIINLVRREEAAEELRAAGMDNVLSTSDEGWVAAARELIGAAGAVSAIDSVGGEIAGKLVELLGKDGELVVFGTATGAPLSMSSGELIMKHITVKGFWGSRVSNEMAPDTRLRLIGELVKLAASGQLPLDSGGSFALADSVEAMKAALTTGRTGKVMLRP, from the coding sequence ATGTTTGCTGCAATTCACGACACTTTCGGCGAGCCCGCCGAAGTTCTTTACACGCGCGAAATCGACGCCCCTACCCCGTCTGCGGGAGAGGCGCTGGTTCGGATGGTGCTTTCGCCGATCCACAATCACGACCTTTGGACGATCCGCGGGAATTACGGCTATAAGCCTGAACTGCCCGGCGCGATTGGTGGCACCGAGGCGCTCGGTATTGTTGAGGCTGTTGGCGAAGGTGTTGATGACGCGCTGATTGGCAAGCGCGTGGTCATTGCCGGTGTTCACGGCACATGGGCCGAGTATTTTGTCGCGCCGGCGGGTGGTTTGCTGCCCCTGCCCGATGCGATTGCCGATGAGGCCGGAGCGCAGTTGATTGCGATGCCGTTCAGCGCGCTGTCATTGCTTGAAACGCTTAAGGTTGGCGAAGGCGAATGGTTGATCCAAACGGCGGCGAATGGCGCGGTTGGCAAGATCATGGCCGGTCTGGCCAAGGCGCGTGGCATCAACATCATTAACCTTGTGCGGCGCGAAGAGGCGGCGGAAGAGTTGCGCGCGGCGGGGATGGACAATGTTCTGTCGACGTCGGACGAAGGCTGGGTCGCGGCGGCACGCGAATTGATCGGGGCTGCTGGAGCGGTTTCGGCGATTGATTCCGTTGGCGGCGAGATCGCGGGCAAGCTTGTTGAGCTGCTGGGTAAAGACGGCGAGTTGGTCGTGTTTGGCACGGCCACGGGCGCGCCGCTGAGCATGTCGTCGGGCGAGTTGATCATGAAACACATTACGGTCAAAGGTTTCTGGGGCTCGCGGGTGAGCAACGAGATGGCGCCGGACACGCGTCTGCGTTTGATCGGCGAGTTGGTCAAGCTGGCGGCGAGCGGGCAATTGCCGCTGGATTCCGGTGGCAGCTTTGCCTTGGCGGACAGTGTTGAGGCGATGAAAGCCGCCCTGACCACCGGACGGACCGGCAAGGTTATGCTGCGCCCTTAA
- a CDS encoding TRAP transporter large permease, with protein sequence MIAASSFFAFLAAGVPISFALIFLALVYIAVTGNWILLQSFPQQFFGGMENYGLLALPLFILLGEFMNAGGIGRRLMALALAMLGRLPAGLAYVNIVANMMMASILGSTVAQITIMSRIAVPEMVRAGYPKDVSVAITAAGGLLAPIIPPSMMFIIYGVIAQLPIGNLFIAGIIPGAMMFAGFILVVMWLGRKHGFPATAPMPMQERGKAVWNALPAALIPVLIVGTILGGIATPTEAAAIAAAAAAFIGLFVYREMTWRQILPAFVSAGRGAAVVLFLIAAAQVFSWVITFENLPALVAAWMQSLTTSPVMFLLMLNVLLLFLGMVVDPIPAIILIVPVFLPVATDVYGIDPFQFGVIICLNLTMGLLTPPVGTGLFTAALMTGERAERIARLILPFLGSIALVLILLAFFPVLSTVLKDAF encoded by the coding sequence ATGATCGCTGCAAGCAGCTTTTTCGCCTTTCTGGCGGCCGGGGTTCCGATCTCTTTTGCGCTTATTTTCCTTGCCCTTGTTTACATCGCGGTCACGGGCAACTGGATCTTGCTGCAATCCTTTCCACAACAATTCTTCGGTGGGATGGAAAATTACGGGCTGCTGGCTTTGCCGCTCTTTATTTTGCTGGGCGAGTTCATGAATGCCGGGGGCATCGGGCGCCGGTTGATGGCGCTTGCGCTTGCCATGCTTGGGCGGCTGCCTGCCGGGCTTGCTTATGTGAACATCGTCGCGAACATGATGATGGCGTCGATTCTGGGCTCAACGGTTGCGCAGATTACCATCATGTCCCGCATCGCGGTTCCCGAGATGGTGCGCGCCGGCTATCCCAAGGATGTCAGCGTGGCGATCACCGCAGCCGGCGGTTTGCTGGCGCCGATTATCCCGCCGTCGATGATGTTCATCATCTATGGCGTGATTGCTCAGCTTCCGATCGGCAACCTTTTCATTGCAGGGATCATTCCCGGCGCAATGATGTTTGCGGGCTTTATCCTTGTCGTGATGTGGCTGGGGCGCAAGCACGGGTTTCCAGCGACCGCCCCCATGCCGATGCAAGAGCGCGGCAAAGCTGTTTGGAATGCGCTTCCGGCGGCTTTGATCCCTGTGCTGATTGTCGGGACGATCCTTGGCGGCATTGCGACACCGACAGAGGCTGCCGCGATTGCGGCTGCTGCTGCCGCCTTCATCGGCCTGTTTGTCTATCGCGAGATGACATGGCGGCAGATCCTTCCGGCATTTGTCAGCGCCGGACGGGGGGCTGCCGTGGTTTTGTTCCTTATTGCGGCCGCTCAGGTGTTTAGCTGGGTCATCACCTTTGAAAACCTGCCGGCGCTTGTGGCGGCGTGGATGCAATCGCTGACCACCTCGCCGGTCATGTTCCTGCTTATGCTGAATGTGCTGCTGCTGTTCCTTGGTATGGTGGTGGATCCGATCCCCGCCATTATCCTGATCGTGCCTGTGTTTCTTCCGGTTGCGACGGATGTTTACGGCATTGATCCCTTTCAGTTTGGCGTGATCATCTGCCTGAACCTGACGATGGGGCTGCTGACGCCGCCGGTCGGGACCGGGCTGTTTACCGCAGCTTTGATGACGGGCGAACGCGCCGAACGCATCGCCCGCCTGATCCTGCCGTTTCTTGGGTCCATCGCGCTTGTGCTGATCCTGCTCGCCTTCTTCCCTGTGTTGTCCACAGTTTTGAAGGATGCGTTCTGA
- a CDS encoding 2-oxo-hepta-3-ene-1,7-dioic acid hydratase produces MLSEKDRQTCVDGLLESHRTKVQGRRPSEMFPDIEIADSYAISSAVAAAKEKEGIKIVGHKIGLTSKAMQAASKIDEPDYGYLFDDLILQDGAKVNFDDFCVPRVEPELTFILKERLQGPNVGLIDVMRATEWVVPSIEIIDARVTEPRKIFDTVADNGAAAGIVLGGRPVRPEDVDLRWVGAAFYRNSQIEETGLACGVLGHPAMAIAWLANKLAPFDTALEPGHMMLSGSFTRPVWAEKGDTLHADFGPLGSVAVQFV; encoded by the coding sequence ATGCTAAGTGAAAAAGACCGCCAGACCTGTGTTGACGGGTTGCTTGAGAGCCATCGCACCAAGGTTCAGGGCCGCCGCCCGTCGGAAATGTTTCCCGACATCGAAATCGCCGACAGCTATGCGATTTCCAGCGCCGTGGCCGCGGCCAAAGAGAAAGAGGGCATCAAGATCGTCGGCCACAAGATCGGCCTGACATCCAAGGCGATGCAGGCGGCTTCCAAGATCGACGAGCCGGATTACGGCTATCTTTTCGACGATCTTATCCTTCAGGATGGGGCCAAGGTAAACTTCGATGACTTCTGTGTGCCGCGCGTCGAACCCGAGCTGACATTTATCCTCAAAGAACGGCTTCAAGGGCCCAATGTCGGGCTGATTGACGTGATGCGTGCGACAGAGTGGGTTGTCCCCTCGATCGAGATCATTGATGCCCGCGTTACGGAACCGCGCAAGATTTTCGACACGGTCGCCGACAATGGCGCCGCTGCCGGCATCGTTTTGGGTGGGCGGCCGGTGCGGCCCGAAGACGTTGATCTTCGCTGGGTCGGCGCGGCGTTCTATCGCAACAGCCAGATCGAAGAGACCGGGTTGGCCTGTGGGGTTCTGGGGCATCCGGCAATGGCCATCGCATGGCTGGCCAACAAGCTGGCCCCGTTTGATACCGCACTGGAGCCGGGGCACATGATGCTTTCGGGCAGCTTCACGCGCCCGGTTTGGGCCGAGAAAGGCGATACACTCCACGCTGATTTCGGTCCGCTCGGCTCTGTCGCGGTGCAATTCGTATGA
- a CDS encoding VOC family protein, whose amino-acid sequence MRVALCAGLHPVQHPMGNQIEFVLRPDTTAQAYHGTRDAGITGFSHVGLCSNDLERDELFWTQVCNARVSDRIGDAPLMRLGTIHHSIALFPFHKPGIQHINHQVGGTDDIQRSFNFVRENQVNVTFGPGQHPTSSAEFLYFTGPEGMTFEYSSGVVEIHDEPLWRDRQFHFEPKGFCKWGSAPNIEAFKD is encoded by the coding sequence ATGCGAGTTGCGCTTTGTGCAGGCCTTCATCCGGTTCAACACCCGATGGGCAACCAGATTGAATTTGTTCTGCGCCCCGACACCACGGCCCAAGCCTATCACGGGACGCGCGATGCGGGGATCACAGGCTTTAGCCATGTTGGGCTTTGCTCCAATGATCTTGAGCGCGATGAGTTGTTCTGGACCCAAGTATGCAACGCGCGGGTGTCCGACAGGATCGGCGATGCCCCCCTCATGCGGCTTGGCACAATCCATCACTCGATCGCATTGTTCCCGTTTCACAAACCCGGCATTCAACACATCAACCATCAGGTCGGCGGCACCGATGATATTCAGCGCAGCTTTAATTTCGTGCGCGAGAACCAGGTGAATGTGACGTTCGGACCGGGGCAGCATCCGACCTCCTCTGCCGAGTTTCTCTACTTCACCGGGCCAGAGGGAATGACCTTTGAATATTCTAGCGGCGTTGTCGAAATTCACGACGAGCCGCTTTGGCGCGACCGGCAGTTCCATTTCGAGCCGAAGGGCTTCTGTAAATGGGGTTCGGCCCCGAATATCGAAGCGTTCAAGGATTGA
- a CDS encoding TRAP transporter substrate-binding protein, with the protein MKRLFKYALGLAALAAPHIAQSEEYRLGLITPPPHQWTVSATQAAAEIKEKTDRRVDILIFPSGQLGNESQMLQQLQTGAMDFAFFTLGEFANRNPNYGIFLAPYLVEDVAGARSLLKGKTAQKLLDGMADFGLVGFGWGMAGMRIIVTGEKVETVGDLDGKKIRTIPFAPELAFWEALGAAPTPMPLPSLYDAFANGQVDGMQIDVEGTWNTKYYEHAESIIVSNHMMFPMAAIGSGRKWAGIAEADRAVIQEVFARKLDEMVVGYGEIDAKYKASLETTDIPVTTVGREWFGPAIDAWYSEWREKAPMLVELEAEAKK; encoded by the coding sequence ATGAAACGTCTATTTAAGTATGCTTTGGGTTTGGCCGCATTAGCAGCCCCCCATATCGCCCAATCCGAGGAATACCGCCTTGGGCTTATCACGCCGCCGCCACACCAGTGGACCGTTTCAGCCACGCAAGCCGCAGCTGAAATCAAGGAGAAAACCGACAGGCGTGTCGACATCCTGATTTTCCCATCAGGGCAGCTGGGCAATGAATCCCAGATGCTGCAACAACTGCAAACGGGCGCGATGGACTTTGCCTTTTTCACCTTGGGTGAATTTGCCAACCGCAACCCCAACTATGGTATTTTCCTTGCGCCCTACCTTGTTGAAGACGTGGCCGGAGCGCGCAGTTTGCTGAAAGGCAAAACAGCTCAGAAGCTGCTGGACGGCATGGCCGATTTTGGGCTTGTCGGCTTTGGCTGGGGCATGGCCGGGATGCGGATCATTGTCACCGGAGAGAAAGTTGAAACCGTTGGCGACCTCGACGGCAAGAAAATCCGCACCATTCCGTTCGCGCCGGAACTCGCCTTCTGGGAAGCTCTGGGTGCAGCGCCGACGCCGATGCCATTGCCCTCGCTCTATGATGCGTTTGCCAATGGTCAGGTCGACGGAATGCAGATCGACGTCGAAGGCACATGGAACACCAAATACTATGAGCACGCTGAATCCATCATCGTGTCCAATCACATGATGTTCCCGATGGCCGCCATTGGGTCCGGGCGCAAATGGGCCGGGATTGCCGAAGCCGACCGCGCCGTTATCCAAGAGGTATTTGCCCGCAAGTTGGATGAGATGGTCGTCGGCTATGGCGAAATTGATGCAAAATACAAAGCCAGCCTAGAAACAACCGATATTCCGGTCACAACGGTCGGGCGTGAATGGTTCGGCCCGGCGATTGACGCATGGTATAGCGAATGGCGCGAGAAAGCTCCGATGCTGGTCGAGCTCGAAGCTGAAGCGAAGAAGTAA
- a CDS encoding FCD domain-containing protein, producing MEFQSTLDIDGTEKTASERAYRLLREDIVSGALAPGQKLKIDMLRKRYDIGTGPLREAMSRLAGDHLVTILGQRGFVVAPFTAQDAREIGDLRKMVEAEALKLSFPEGDVEWEEKVITTFHRLERLEADPGKSAAALSDWERLNHAFHEALVAACPSVWLLRTRASMFNHHERYRRLSRVRTVLTRDISREHRALMEAALDKDVDAGQQIMREHIERTTQAVVQAIQASKAEQTG from the coding sequence ATGGAGTTTCAAAGCACCTTGGACATCGACGGCACAGAAAAAACCGCCTCAGAGCGCGCGTACCGCCTTCTTAGGGAGGACATCGTTTCGGGCGCGCTCGCTCCGGGTCAGAAGCTAAAGATCGACATGCTGCGAAAGCGCTACGATATCGGCACCGGCCCCCTGCGCGAGGCCATGTCGCGTTTGGCCGGCGATCATCTGGTCACGATTCTCGGCCAGCGAGGATTCGTTGTCGCACCGTTCACGGCCCAAGACGCGCGCGAGATCGGCGATCTTCGCAAAATGGTCGAGGCGGAAGCGCTCAAGCTTTCCTTCCCTGAAGGCGACGTTGAATGGGAAGAGAAGGTGATCACGACGTTCCATCGTCTTGAGCGGCTGGAAGCCGACCCCGGCAAAAGCGCCGCGGCCTTGTCTGATTGGGAGCGGCTCAATCATGCGTTTCACGAGGCGCTGGTGGCGGCCTGCCCATCTGTGTGGTTGCTGCGCACCCGCGCCAGCATGTTTAACCACCACGAACGCTATCGCAGGTTAAGCCGTGTGCGCACCGTTCTGACACGCGACATCAGCCGGGAACACCGCGCATTGATGGAGGCCGCTCTGGACAAGGATGTCGATGCAGGTCAGCAGATCATGCGCGAACACATCGAAAGGACCACCCAAGCCGTGGTTCAAGCAATACAAGCCTCCAAGGCAGAGCAAACCGGTTGA
- a CDS encoding HpcH/HpaI aldolase/citrate lyase family protein — MMRTPENEFKRRLLAGEALDGLWMSLASPVAAEALGLLGYDWLMFDTEHAPVDLAQVQPLLQAASAGTSSLVMRPAWNDKVLIKRALDIGAQTLLVPFVQNAEEAAAAVAATRYPPHGIRGVAGGTRASRFGLASDYFEKADQNIAVLVQVETVEAMAQLEEIAAVPGVDGVFIGPSDLAASYGHLGNPGHADVQTALKEAAARLGAVGTPAGILATNSEDAKRYRTWGYAFVSCAVDLGLLVRSAAATLKTMRD; from the coding sequence ATGATGCGCACACCGGAAAACGAGTTCAAGCGCCGCCTGCTGGCGGGTGAGGCGCTTGACGGGCTTTGGATGTCCCTTGCAAGCCCTGTCGCAGCCGAAGCGCTAGGCCTGTTGGGCTATGATTGGCTGATGTTTGACACGGAACATGCCCCGGTTGATCTGGCACAGGTGCAACCCCTGTTGCAGGCGGCCTCTGCTGGCACCTCAAGCCTTGTGATGCGCCCGGCGTGGAACGATAAGGTGCTGATCAAACGCGCGCTTGATATCGGTGCGCAAACGCTGCTTGTGCCATTCGTGCAAAACGCCGAGGAAGCCGCGGCAGCCGTTGCTGCGACACGCTATCCTCCGCACGGTATTCGCGGCGTTGCCGGTGGCACCCGCGCCAGCCGGTTTGGTCTGGCGAGTGATTATTTTGAGAAAGCCGACCAGAACATCGCGGTCCTTGTGCAAGTGGAAACCGTGGAGGCGATGGCGCAGTTGGAAGAGATCGCTGCTGTGCCGGGGGTGGACGGCGTATTCATCGGCCCCTCTGATCTTGCGGCAAGCTATGGCCATCTTGGCAATCCCGGCCATGCGGACGTTCAAACGGCGCTTAAAGAGGCCGCGGCCCGGCTTGGCGCTGTGGGGACGCCTGCAGGTATTCTTGCCACCAATAGCGAGGACGCCAAGCGCTATCGCACTTGGGGCTATGCCTTTGTGTCCTGCGCTGTCGACCTAGGGCTGTTGGTGCGAAGCGCCGCCGCAACTTTGAAAACCATGCGTGATTGA
- a CDS encoding class II aldolase/adducin family protein: MEELARTTRIAARALGRAGLVHAYGHCSARIDQDRFLVCPSVPMEHVEIGQPCSVVPVVGDLPEGVLGEVRLHQQIYARRPEAQGVVRFMGPQMMALAALGQAPQIRHGFGTYFAPEVGFWSDIQLVRDDARARGVIDAMGDGAGVMMRGNGAVVAGASLPEAVSLAWYLEDMCRVELAAQATGLADAPTIPPPKPRPAPRGKGASLNVCGTT; encoded by the coding sequence ATGGAAGAGCTTGCCAGGACCACACGTATCGCCGCGCGCGCCCTTGGTCGGGCCGGGCTTGTGCATGCCTATGGCCATTGTTCCGCGAGAATAGATCAGGATCGCTTCCTCGTCTGCCCGTCGGTTCCGATGGAGCATGTCGAAATCGGCCAACCCTGTAGCGTTGTGCCCGTTGTCGGCGATCTGCCGGAGGGGGTGTTGGGCGAAGTCCGGCTTCATCAACAGATCTATGCCCGTCGACCCGAGGCCCAAGGCGTTGTCCGCTTCATGGGCCCGCAAATGATGGCGCTGGCGGCGTTGGGGCAAGCCCCGCAAATCCGTCACGGCTTTGGCACTTATTTCGCGCCGGAAGTTGGGTTTTGGTCTGACATTCAACTGGTGCGTGATGATGCGCGGGCGCGTGGAGTGATTGATGCAATGGGCGACGGCGCCGGCGTGATGATGCGCGGGAACGGGGCGGTGGTTGCGGGGGCGTCGCTGCCCGAGGCCGTATCGCTGGCGTGGTATCTGGAAGATATGTGCCGCGTCGAATTGGCCGCGCAGGCAACTGGATTGGCCGATGCGCCAACGATCCCCCCGCCGAAGCCGAGACCCGCGCCACGCGGCAAGGGCGCATCTTTGAACGTATGTGGGACTACTTGA
- a CDS encoding VOC family protein has translation MSAPYRDLRYLRQPVLNLEDAEKFGREVLGLQLEDSTEQARYFRSDSRNHALCFTEGGVPSVALTVAEKADLDRVFDQLSEAGYAPRWLSDDEAEQRQIKTGITVSAPNEVQVDIVWRPLTSGWPFHGARHTGLTELQAVQLACTDIQANETFWTKGIGGTVSDWAGRAAFINIDGAHHRIALYPSERDGVLGITFGVQETEDVMRNWYVMQKLQLPVAHGPGRQPTSGACFVTMRGVGEILYSYATAMAPPNATGPRQFPDTALSHCAWGSPSTLAEFNGGSDA, from the coding sequence ATGTCTGCCCCTTACCGCGATCTGCGTTACTTGCGTCAGCCCGTTTTAAACCTTGAGGACGCTGAAAAATTCGGGCGTGAGGTGTTGGGCCTGCAGCTGGAAGACAGCACGGAGCAGGCGCGCTACTTTCGGTCGGACAGCCGCAACCACGCGCTTTGTTTTACAGAGGGCGGCGTGCCTTCGGTGGCGCTTACCGTGGCGGAAAAAGCGGATCTGGACAGGGTTTTTGATCAGTTGAGCGAGGCCGGATATGCGCCGCGCTGGCTATCGGATGACGAGGCAGAGCAGCGGCAGATCAAAACCGGCATCACGGTGAGCGCACCCAACGAAGTGCAGGTTGATATTGTCTGGCGCCCGCTGACCTCGGGCTGGCCATTTCACGGCGCGCGCCATACCGGTCTGACCGAACTTCAGGCCGTGCAACTGGCCTGCACCGACATTCAGGCGAACGAGACGTTTTGGACCAAGGGCATCGGTGGAACCGTGTCTGATTGGGCCGGGCGCGCCGCCTTTATCAATATCGACGGTGCGCATCACCGCATCGCGCTTTATCCGTCGGAGCGCGATGGCGTTCTGGGCATTACCTTTGGTGTGCAAGAGACCGAAGATGTCATGCGCAACTGGTATGTCATGCAAAAACTGCAGCTGCCCGTCGCCCACGGCCCCGGCCGCCAGCCGACGTCTGGTGCCTGTTTTGTGACCATGCGCGGCGTCGGTGAAATTCTCTATAGCTATGCCACAGCCATGGCCCCACCCAACGCGACCGGCCCAAGGCAGTTTCCTGATACCGCCCTGAGCCATTGTGCGTGGGGCTCGCCCTCGACACTGGCAGAATTCAACGGAGGATCGGACGCATGA
- a CDS encoding 3-hydroxyacyl-CoA dehydrogenase NAD-binding domain-containing protein, giving the protein MARVAVLGGGLIGCGWAAAFAGAGHEVVVVDPDPATADRLADTWTKAQPAMLALETLAEQTQAPRHESSADALASVELVQEALPENLALKHRALGEIEGIIPAHVPIASSSSGFTPQMIAQGMEFPERLFIAHPCNPPYLMPTVELIGQEITPASALDAAQALYEGMGKTVLRMAKPMQGHLVNRLQFALWREAVNLVASGAATLPDVERAVTEGLAPRWCLMGPAGVFHLSGGARGMEGYLDALGPATSAMWDDLGAPDLAKAADALIAGMAQSDPRPVAEIGQARDEALPRVLRALKPIKSNYHQKGGTT; this is encoded by the coding sequence ATGGCTCGGGTTGCGGTTCTTGGTGGCGGATTGATTGGCTGTGGTTGGGCGGCGGCTTTTGCGGGTGCCGGACACGAGGTTGTCGTGGTAGATCCAGATCCGGCAACGGCTGATCGCCTTGCCGACACTTGGACCAAGGCACAGCCCGCCATGTTGGCGCTTGAAACGCTGGCAGAACAGACCCAAGCGCCGCGCCACGAAAGCAGCGCCGACGCTCTGGCGAGCGTTGAGCTTGTGCAAGAGGCGTTGCCCGAAAATCTCGCGCTTAAACACCGGGCCTTGGGCGAGATTGAGGGGATCATCCCCGCGCATGTGCCGATCGCCTCCTCGTCTTCGGGGTTCACGCCGCAAATGATTGCGCAAGGCATGGAATTTCCCGAAAGGCTCTTTATCGCCCATCCTTGCAATCCGCCCTACCTGATGCCGACGGTCGAGTTGATCGGGCAGGAGATTACGCCCGCCTCGGCGCTTGATGCGGCACAGGCCCTGTATGAAGGGATGGGCAAAACCGTTCTTCGCATGGCCAAACCCATGCAGGGCCATCTGGTAAACCGTCTGCAATTCGCCCTTTGGCGCGAAGCTGTCAATCTGGTTGCCAGCGGTGCGGCCACCCTGCCCGATGTTGAGCGCGCCGTGACCGAGGGGCTTGCGCCGCGCTGGTGCTTGATGGGGCCGGCCGGGGTGTTCCATCTTTCCGGCGGAGCGCGTGGCATGGAGGGTTACCTCGACGCGCTCGGCCCGGCGACGAGCGCCATGTGGGACGACCTTGGTGCGCCCGATCTCGCCAAGGCAGCCGATGCGTTGATCGCCGGAATGGCCCAGTCTGACCCACGCCCGGTCGCGGAGATTGGCCAAGCGAGGGACGAAGCGTTGCCGCGTGTTTTGCGCGCGCTCAAGCCGATCAAATCAAACTATCACCAAAAGGGAGGAACGACATGA
- a CDS encoding 2-hydroxymuconic semialdehyde dehydrogenase: MQKILNFIDGEFTAGTGGEFADHFPTTGEVFAEVSAAGKSDVDAAVGAARAALNGPWGRMSVPERVALLRKLADGINARFDEFLAAEIRDTGKPTSIASHIDIPRGAANFNVFADQIQTSSTETFEMATPDGGGALNYALRGPRGVIAVVCPWNLPLLLMTWKVAPALACGNTVVVKPSEETPATATLLGEVMNEVGIPRGVYNVVHGFGPGAAGEFLTAHPDVDGVTFTGETRTGEAIMKSAANGVRPVSLELGGKNAGIIFDDADLDATLEGIGRACFANTGQVCLGTERLYVQRGIYERICEGLAEKARGYQMGDPFDSATTMGTVISAEHRAKVLSYYEKARAGGAEILAGGGTPDVAGFDGGYWVEPTVWTGLAEDHPVVTEEIFGPCTHITPFDSEDEGVALANASPYGLATSIWTSNLGTAHRVAKQIEVGITWVNCWFLRDLRTPFGGSKSSGIGREGGVHSLEFYTELRNVCIKL; encoded by the coding sequence ATGCAAAAAATACTTAACTTCATCGACGGTGAATTCACGGCGGGAACGGGCGGCGAGTTTGCCGATCATTTCCCGACCACAGGCGAGGTTTTTGCCGAAGTGTCGGCTGCCGGGAAATCCGATGTCGATGCCGCTGTTGGTGCCGCGCGCGCAGCACTTAACGGACCATGGGGGCGGATGAGCGTTCCCGAACGCGTGGCGTTGCTGCGCAAGCTGGCCGACGGGATCAACGCGCGTTTCGATGAGTTTCTGGCAGCAGAAATCCGCGATACGGGCAAGCCGACCAGTATTGCCAGCCACATCGACATCCCCCGCGGCGCGGCAAACTTCAATGTGTTCGCGGATCAGATCCAGACCTCGTCGACAGAGACCTTCGAGATGGCCACGCCGGATGGCGGCGGCGCTCTCAACTATGCGCTGCGCGGCCCTCGTGGTGTGATTGCCGTCGTCTGCCCTTGGAACCTGCCGCTTCTGCTGATGACTTGGAAAGTGGCCCCTGCCCTTGCCTGCGGCAATACTGTCGTGGTCAAACCCTCCGAGGAAACCCCGGCCACGGCCACCCTGCTGGGCGAGGTAATGAACGAGGTCGGCATCCCGCGCGGCGTTTATAATGTTGTGCATGGCTTTGGCCCCGGTGCTGCGGGTGAATTCCTCACCGCGCACCCGGATGTCGACGGTGTTACCTTTACCGGCGAAACCCGGACCGGCGAAGCGATCATGAAATCCGCCGCAAACGGTGTGCGCCCTGTGAGCCTTGAACTGGGCGGCAAGAACGCTGGCATCATCTTTGACGATGCCGACCTCGACGCCACGCTCGAAGGGATCGGGCGCGCCTGTTTCGCCAATACGGGCCAAGTCTGTCTGGGCACTGAACGGCTTTATGTGCAGCGTGGCATCTATGAGCGCATCTGCGAAGGTCTTGCGGAAAAGGCGCGCGGCTATCAAATGGGCGATCCGTTCGACAGCGCAACCACCATGGGCACCGTGATTTCAGCCGAGCATCGTGCCAAAGTGCTGTCTTATTACGAGAAAGCACGCGCCGGAGGTGCAGAGATTCTTGCCGGTGGCGGCACGCCCGATGTGGCGGGGTTTGACGGCGGCTATTGGGTTGAACCGACTGTTTGGACGGGATTGGCAGAAGACCATCCCGTTGTAACCGAAGAGATTTTCGGCCCCTGCACCCATATCACGCCGTTTGACAGCGAAGACGAGGGTGTCGCGCTGGCCAACGCTTCGCCCTATGGGCTGGCTACGTCGATCTGGACCAGCAATCTGGGCACCGCGCACCGTGTTGCCAAGCAGATCGAAGTTGGCATCACTTGGGTCAACTGCTGGTTCCTGCGTGATCTGCGCACGCCATTTGGGGGCTCGAAATCCAGCGGGATCGGGCGTGAAGGCGGGGTTCACTCGCTCGAATTTTACACCGAATTGCGCAACGTCTGCATCAAGCTTTGA